The Dyadobacter sp. 676 DNA window CAGCGCATTTTCCGTGATATTCATCACACCGCCTTCGAACCATTTCGTACGCGCTTCCTGAAAGTCCCAGCTCAGCACTTTCTTCCACGGTTTACGCCATTGAAATTGTTGGGCCACTTCCGCCCAGAAACCTTCGGGATCGTCTACACTTTGCTGGTAGGCAACCTTATACTCTTCAAAGGTCTTTATTCTCATGATAAATAAAGGTTTTAAACAGGGAAATTTAGGATTTGCGCGACAAGTTATAATTTTCATTTGGTTAGTCCTACTTAGCCGGAAACTGTGTTGGAGGCACAGACAACCCATTTTACTGAGTATCAATCAATAGCGAAAAATCAGTATTTGTTATGATTCTGATAATATTTCAAATTGACCTTTTATAAGCGTGGAGTGATAGCCGGAATGCGGGCAACGATGTGCGGCCGACGGTAAAAAGAACTACTTTCGGTATTTGAATCACGTTAGCAGATGAGTACAGTGAACGATACGGCCGACCGGAATGGAATGCAGCAAGGCTTTACGGACGCCGAGGTCGCATTCATTCGTGACAACATACACGCGAATGCCGGCGATCTGATCCTGAAAGCGGGCAAATTCAAAGGATTGGATATAAAGAAACTGGCAGGACAGATCCAGTCGCGGCAGAAGGCGCTGAAAAAACTGCCTGAATGGTCGGCCAACGAAAAACTCATTTTTCCGCCCGCTCTGTCGGTAGAGCAATGTTCTTCGGAAGCCACTGCGCTTTACAAGGCGCGAATTGCTTCCGGCGGCACGCTGATAGACATTACCGGGGGCATGGGTATCGACTGCTACTATATGAGCCGCCGCTTTACGGAAACCCATTATTTCGAACAGCAGCCCGAGGTAGTGTCCAGCGCCGCCTACAACTTCGCGCAACTGGGCGCGTCGGGTATACACGTACATGTGGGGGAATCGCTGAATGCATTGCGAAACGGCCTGACAGCCGACTGGCTCTACGCCGACCCGGCCCGTCGCGATGCCAACAAGGAAAAAGTAGTGCGCCTCGCCGAATGCGTGCCCGACGTGGCGGGCAATGCAGGGTTACTGTTAAGTGCTGCCCCCCGTATTTTAATCAAAACTTCTCCCCTGCTCGACATCGACCTGGCCTCCAAAGAACTACCAAAACTGAAAGAAGTACACGCAATAGGTTACGAGCAGGAATGCAAGGAGCTGCTCTTTGTTTTGGACCGCGAAATGCCGGACGCCGGTTTTAAAATCAAAGTCCGCATTATCGACGCGGCAGGGCAACCCATTCACGAGCTCGATTTCGACCGTGAAGAAGAGCGGAATGCATTGGTGGGTTATTCCAAACCGCTGGGCTATTTATATGAACCTCACGCCGCGGTGCTGAAAGCAGGTGCATTCAAAACACTTTGCACGCGGTTCGATATGCAGAAACTCGCCATGCATAGCCAGCTATATACTTCGGAAGAATATGTAAACGATTTTCCGGGCCGCAGTTTCAGGATCGTGGCTGTCTGCAAGCCGGATATCCGGGAGATTTCAAAGCATATTCCAGGCGATAAAGCGAACATTACCACCCGTAATTTTCCCGCAAAACCCGAAGAATTGCGTAAAAAGTGGAAAACGAAAGACGGTGGCGATCGTTATCTCTTCGCCACCACCCTGGCCGATCATTCGAAAGTCGTCATCGTTTGTACCAAAGTTATTTGAGGAATGTTTCCCCGTAGATTTTCTCGGAATAGCCGAGCGTCAGCGCCTTGCCGTTTTCATCTTCGATTACAGGGCGTTTGATGGCCGTCGGATTCGCTGACAACAGTTTTGCGGCGGACTTTGCGTCGGTTACTTTCGCTTTTTCCTCTTCGCTGAGTTCTTTCCAGGTTGTCGAAGCCTTGTTCAGCACTTTGTCCCACGGGAATTCGCTGAACCAGGTGCTGATTTTTTCCGGGCTGATACCGTCTTTTCTGTAATCGTAAAACTGGTAAGGCACCTTGTTCTTATCGAGCCAGGTACGGGCTTTTTTAATGGTATCGCAATTCGGGATTCCGTAAACGGTCAACATAAAAATTACTCTGAAAATAACATGATACTAAACTTCGCTGGTTGCGGTTTCTTCCACCACCTTGTCCGAATCGTGCATTTTCTGATCATCGAGCTCGCCTTCCCAGCGTGCAATTACGGCGGTCGCCAGGCAGTTACCGGTCACATTCACCGAAGTACGGGCCATATCCATCAGCTCGTCGATCCCCATGATCAGCAACACAGGCCATTCGGGCATGCCAAAGTTAGCGATCGCGCCCAATAATATCACCAAAGTAGCCCGCGGGATACCGGCCACGCCCTTGCTGGTGAGCATCAATAATAACACCATCGTAAATTGCTGTCCTACCGACATTTCGGTACCCGTCGCCTGTGCTACAAAAACGGTAGCCAGTGCAAGGTACAACGTGGAACCGTCCAGGTTGAAGCTGTAACCCGTTGGCATGACGAAAGATACGATCTGACGCGGCACGCCGAATTTCTCCATTTTTTCCATCGCCTTGGGCAACGCGGATTCCGAACTCGTGGTAGCGAACGCAATCGAAACCGGTTCGAAAATGGTTTTGGCAAATTTGATAACCGGAATTTTGGCAATTATCGCTACCGGTACAAATACCACCAGGATGAAGACGATCAGGGCACAATAGAGCGTAGCCAGCAGCAGTGCCAGGTTTTTCAAAACGTCGATACCCATATGCCCCACTGTTTCGGCAATGGCCGCCCCCACACCGATCGGCGCGAAATACATGATGATTTTCGTGAATTTGAACATCACCTCGGCCAGCAGCTCCACGCCGTGCACGAATTTCTCCTTCTTGCCCGACGGCAGCAACGCAAGGCTGATGCCGAAAAGCACGCTGAAAACAACGATTTGCAGTACTTCTCCGTGGTAAATGGATTTTGCGATGTTCTCCGGAAACGAATGCAGCACGATCTCCTGCCAAGTCTGTTGGTTCACCTTCGGCAGCGTCGCATTCAGGCTTTCGGGCGGTACGATACCGACACCGGGTTTGAACCAGTTGGCGAACAGCAGTCCGATGATCAATGCGAATGTGGTCACTACTTCGAAATACAGCAGCGATTTCCACCCCATACGGCCTACCTGTTTCAGGTCGGAATGCCCTGCTATGCCTGTCACGAGCGTCGCGAAAAGCAGCGGCGCGATCACCGTCTTGATCATTTGCAGGAATATCTGTCGCAGGAAGTGCAGTTCGGTGCCCATTTTCGGAAAATCGTAACCGATTTCCGTGCCGACGAGCATCGATATGAGGATTGAAGTGGTAAGGTTCTTTTTCAGGATCGCGTAAACAACCAGACCCGCCAGCGCCAGCCAGCGAAGGCCGATCAGCACATTATCAGATAGCGGCAGGATATCATATGCACTTAAAACGGAGGCTATCGCGGCAATGGTAACCAGCACGATATTGACAATGGTAATCTTGCTCTTCATACAGGGGGATTTGGTATTCTAAATCAGTTTGTAACGGTAAACTTATAAAAAATCAAATTAATGATTGTCAACACAACAAATGGAATTTTCCAAAAACACAGAACTTAACCGATGTTACAAACATCGGAAGTAAATTTTTATACTAAACAGAAGAGAAATTATAAAATAAACAATCGTTTACCCGAAAACCGGATATGTATTGGACAAATACAAAAAGTAAAGAGAGCCACGGGCGGCATACGGCTCGAAAAACATGAATTCGTCCCCAATTTGGCATAAAAATTGACACCTTCAAGGTACCGGATCATTAAATCTTGCCGGAAACGGTCGTTATGACCAAAAGTTGACCAAAGTCCTTGATTCGGGTTAGTAAAATCGATATGTTCGGACTACCCATACCCAAAACAAAACCTGCCAGACATGAGAAGTATCCTGATTGCCATCGACTTTTCCGAGAACGCCGAGCGTGCATTGGCCGCCGCCAAACTCATGGCCGAAAAAGATGTAACGGAGCTGCTGATCCTGCACGCTTACCAACCTTACATCGCAGACGTGAATGTTACGCCAGGGAACATAATGCCCGGTATCGGCGGGGCCGATTTCCTGTCGATGGCTACGGAGCTGGAAGAGGAACACCATAAACGGCTCGACGAATACGCTGCCAGGCTCGTGGCGGAAGGTTACAATGCCAAGGCGATCTGGACATTAGGCAGCGTGCAGTCGGCTATCGAGGAAGCCATCAACGACCACGTGCCGGATATGATCGTGATCGGGCGCACCGGGACTGGCGGGTTTCTCGATAAGCTGATCGGCAGCTCGGCCACGCACATCGCATTGAATTCGCCCTGCCCGGTGCTCGTGGTGCCGCCGCAAACCGAACTTACGGAATTCAAGCGGGTCGTTTATGCGACGCAGTTCGAGTACGAAGAAAACAATATCCTTCGGGAGGTTTTTGTATTGATAAACCACCTCGGCGCCCAGCTCACGTTGTTGAAGATCAAGTCGGACACCCAGCCGGACATCCAGCCCGACAACCAGTATGTCGACGACATCAAAGCCCATTTTACGATCCGCGAGGGGCAAATCGTGATCCGCGAAAACAAGCACGTGCTGGACGGCATCGAGGAGTATTGCGACGAGGTGAAGGCCGATCTGTTAATCATGTCCACCCGTGAGCGCTCGTTTATCGAAGAATATCTGATCAATCCGAGCATTACGCGGAAACTCGTTATCGATACACACGTACCTTTGCTGGTGTTTCACCTCAAATAATATCCGATTTGAACAGGACAGACGGCAGTTCAAAGCCGACCAGGAACGGCGGGGCGAGGAAATCGAAAAAGTACGTTAAGCGCGGCCTGCTCACCTCGCCGGGCACGCTCACCTATATCGGCCCCGATATCGAACTGAAAACCAGGATCCGCCGCATCCGGTACAACGAGCACCTGTATAAGGAGGATACCGTGAAATCGCTGGACGAATGCAGGGCCGCGGAAAACGGGGAGAACTTTATTACATGGCTCAATGTGGACGGCATCCACGAAACTTCCCTGATCGAAAAATTGGGGAGGCTCTATCATTTGCATCCGTTGCTGATGGAAGACGTGGTCAATACCGAACACAAGCCGAAACTGGAATTGTATGATAGCGGCCATTTGTTCCTCACACTCAAAATGCTTCACGTCGACTCCGAATCGCCGATCAGCATTTCGGCGGAGCATGTAAGTTTCGTGTTGGGTAAAAACTATGTCCTTTCTTTCCAGGAAGAACTTACGTCCGATATTTTCACGACCGTCGAAAACCGCCTGGAAGCGTCGGTAGGCAAAACCCGCCGTAATGGGCCGGATTACCTGCTTTTTGCATTGATGGACGTCGTGGTCGACAACTACTTCATCGTGCTTGAAAAACTCGGCGATGCGCTCGACGCCACCGAAGACCAGGTGATCCGGGGTGTGCAGGAGCTTTCACTCAAAGATATGTACGCCTTGAAGCGCGAGCTGACACTGGCCCGGCGGCAGATCTGGCCGCTCCGCGATATGGTCAATCAGCTGATCCGCGAAGACAATATGCAAATCAGCCGGGACGTAATCCCCTATTACCGAGACCTCTACGACCACATTATGCAGGTGCTGGACACCATCGATTCGTACCGCGAACTGGTAGCCAGCCTCGTGGATGTGCATTTGTCGACGATCAGCAACCGCATGAACCAGGTAATGAAGACTCTGACGATTTTCTCGGCCGTTTTCATGCCGCTGACGTTTATCGTTGGCGTTTACGGGATGAACTTCGAGTTTATGCCCGAACTCAAAGACCCTTACGGGTACTACTATACATGGGGGGGTGATGGTCGCCGTAACGGCAGGGTTGATATTTTATTTCAAATCTAAAAAATGGATGTAGGATTGATACCTTTGTGCTCTGATTAACGAGCATTGGAATGAGTCTTACCGTCAATACATCCCCTCTGGTAACCACGCGGGCCCAGTACATCCTGACCGACAGTCGGCAGGTTTCTTTCCCAGGACAAAGTATTTTTTTTGCCATCAAAGGCGAGCGCCACGACGGCCACCGTTTTCTGCCGGAGCTTTACGCGGCGGGCGTGCGGGAATTTGTGGTAGAAGAGGCTTCGTTTACCGGCGAATTGCGGGAAACCGCTGCCGCCTGGGATGATGCGCGGATCTGGGTGGTAGCTTCGAGCGTCCGTGCTTTGCAGCAACTGGTGGCTTCCAAAAGAAAGCAATTCGACATTCCGGTGGTGGGCATTGCGGGAAGTAACGGGAAAACGATCGTTAAAGAATGGCTCGCGCAGCTGCTGTCGCCCGGCCGTAGTATTGTGGCCAGTCCCAAAAGCTACAACTCTCAGATCGGCGTTCCGCTTTCGGTATGGAACCTGAGCAAAGAGCACTCGCTCGCGATTTTCGAGGCGGGTATTTCCAAGGCACATGAAATGGAATACCTGCAACCCGTTATGCAGCCTACAATTGGGATTTTCACCAACATTGGTCCGGCCCACGACGACGGTTTCCGGAGCCGGAAGCAGAAGATCACCGAAAAGTTGCGGCTTTTTACGAAGGTTAAAAAGCTTATTTACCGTAAAGATTACCACGAGATTGACGAGGAGGTAAGCCTGATCCTGAAACCGGTAAATGCATTCCTGGAAACGCTTACCTGGGGAAGCAATTATTCGGGTTCCAATGTGCAAGTGAGCTTTACGCCCGGGAAAGACAAGACCGTTATCTCCCTCACCGGCAAGCTCGGCAACCACACGTTCGAAACCGGCTTCCGCGATGATGCATCGCTCGAAAACCTGACGCATTGTATTGTTTTTCTGCTCGATTTCGGGCTGGAACCGGCAGTAATCCAGGAACGCGTGCTATTGCTTAAACCGGTTTCTATGCGCCTGGAACTCAAAGAGGGCATTAACCACTCCTATATTATCGACGACGCCTATAATAACGACTTACAGGGCTTGTCGATGGCGCTGAATTTCCTCTCTCAGCAGGAGCAGCGGAACCGTAAAACCGTCATACTTTCCGACGTGCTCCATACCGGCCAGACACCCGCCGAGCTTTATAAAATGGTATCCAGGCTGCTGGGAGAAAAAGGCATTCACCGGCTAATCGGAATCGGCAGCCAGATCAGCAGTCAGGCCTCGCAGTTCGACATTCCGGAGCAGGAATTTTATGAAGATACCGACACTTTTCTCAAAACATTCGCATTCCACACGCTGGCCGACACGCTTGTGCTCGTGAAGGGCGCGCGTCCCTTCTCGTTTGAGAAAATCGTGCACCGCATTCAGCAAAAAGCACACGGAACGGTGCTGGAAATCAACCTGGATGCCCTGGTACACAACCTGAACTACTACCGTGCCCGCGCCGGACAAGGTACCAAAATCATGGCCATGGTAAAGGCATTCGCCTATGGAAGCGGCAGTTCGGAGGTGGCCGCATTGCTGCAATATCATCGCGTGGATTACCTCGGCGTCGCCTATACCGATGAGGGCGTAATGCTTCGCCAGAGCGGCATTACATTGCCCATTATGGTTATGAATGCCACTTCCCCGACATTCGACCTTCTCTGGCAATACCAGCTCGAACCCGAAATTTACAGCCGGCGCATCCTGACCGACTGGGTCGAATACATTTCCAGAAAAGGCGAGCCGGCCAATACGCCGTCGGTACATTTGAAGCTCGATACGGGCATGCACCGTCTGGGTTTCGTAAAGGATGATTACGAATGGCTGGTGGAGCAACTCGGCAAAAACCCGGCATTGAAAGTCGCGAGCATATTCTCGCATCTGGTGGGCGCGGATGAAGGTGTGCACAATGACTTTTCAAGAAAGCAGTATGCGCAGTTCATGGAAGGTGCGGAACTGATCGAACGGACGCTGGGCTACAAAACCATTAAACATATTCTCAATTCGGCAGGCATTGTACGCTTTCCCGAGTACCGGCTGGACATGGTCCGCCTCGGTATCGGCCTTTACGGTGTGGAAGCGACGGGGCAGGACCAGCGCGCATTGCAATCGGTAGGGACGTTGAAAACCATTGTTTCGCAGATCAAATACCTGGCTTCCGGCGAAACGGTGGGATACAGCCGGAAAGGCATCGTAGCACACGATTCGGCCATTGCCACCCTCGCGATCGGTTATGCCGACGGCTACGACCGCGGCCTGGGCAATGGCGTGGGTAAAGTATGGGTGAATGGCACGCTATGCCCCACGATCGGCAATGTGTGCATGGATATGACGATGATCGACGTCACCAACGCCGGGGTTGAAGAAGGGGATGAAGTGATTGTTTTCGGTAAAGAAGTTCCCATTACGGAACTCGCGAAATCCATCAACACCATCCCCTACGAAATCCTGACGGGCATTGGCGACCGTGTCAAGCGGGTATTTTTCAAAGAGTGATCATTTATTGGCGTCGAACTGCTCTACTTCCGGGCCCGCGCTGGCCGGCTCGGGAGCTTGCTGCGCCATTTCAATGCGCCTGTCCTCTTCCTCAAAAAGCTGCGTGGCCATTACCTGGTCGAGGGTTACGTCGTAGAATGCCTGATGCACGTTCAATGGCTCGCTGCCTTCTTCGATCTCGCATTTGACATAGTTTCCATCCTCCTGTAATTCGTAGGCATTTACATTGTCTTTCAAACTATAATAAAGGATGTGAATAGCCTCCTGGCGTACGCGCGGGTCGACCAGCTTGAACAGGGATTCGATGCGCTTGTCGAAACTCCGCACCATGGCATCCGCACTACCGCCATAAACAAGCGGGTTGCCGTTTTGATGGAAATAAAATATCCGGGAATGCTCCAAAAAGTCGCCGACGAGCGAACGGACTGTAATATTTTCGCTTAATCCCTTGCGTTGCGGCCGCAGGCAGCACATGCCACGAACGATCAATTTAATGGGCACACCCGCCTCGGAGGCCTTATAAAGCTCATAAATCGTGTCGCGGTCTTCCAGTGAGTTTATTTTAATACAAATACCACTTTTCAGGCCAGCTTTCGCATTCTCCGCCTCCTGCTGGATCAATTCGATCAGCTTCGCGCGCATGTAGCGGGGAGCCGTAATGAGGTTCTGGTATTCCGATGGAATGGAATGGCCGGTGATGACATTGAAAAACTCGGAAATGTCGTGGGTATATTCTTCATTCGAAGTGAGGAGGCCGGTATCCGTATACAACTTCGACGTGTCCTCGTTGTAATTACCGCTCGACAAATGCGCATACCGCAATACCCTGTTGCCTTCGTTGCGTACGATCAGCAGCAGCTTGGTGTGTGTTTTGAGCAAGCCAATGCCGTAAATCACAAAGCAGCCCGCTTTTTGCAGTCTTTGTGCTTCACGGATATTATTTTCCTCATCAAAACGCGCTTTCACTTCGAACAACACCGCCACGTGCTTGCCATTCTCCGCAGCGCGCAGCAATGCCTCTGTTACCCGCGAATTTTTAGCGAGGCGGTAAATGGTCAGTTTAATGGACAGCACCTTCGGATCTTCGGCCGCCTGTTCCAGCAATTGAAGCACAGGCTCGAAGTTGTTATAAGGATGGTGCAGCAAAATATCGCGCTCCCGCATCACCTCGAAAATGTCGGGAATGCGCTCGCGGTCGAGCCCCAGCGGCGGCACCGGCGGCCGGGTAGGCGGAATCTGATCTTTGAATTCGGGATGCTTGATAATGCTCCACAGTGCCGTGTAATCGATCAGCGCGTCGGTCAGGAACACGTTATGATCGTCGATCTCCCAGCGTTTTTTAATCAGGTTAAGCAAATCTGGATTAACGTCGGGTTCCATCGATACCTGCACGACCCTTCCCAGGCGGCGACTTTTGATCTTCTGTTTGATCTCGTCGATGAAATCCGCCTCGATATCGTCGCTTTCTTCCAGGGTGAAATCGCCGTTGCGAATGATCCTGAACAGATTTGTCGAAACGATGTCGACATTCCGGTAAAGTTTGTTGACGTGCGCCTTGACGATCAGCTCTATGGGCACAAAGAGTAATTCGTCCTCCCGCTCCACCACATAAAAGCGCGGCAGATTTTGAGGTACCTGCACGAAAGAAAGTTTTCTGTCCTCTTCCGAAGTGGTTCCCTTTACCTGGGTAATCACGCCGAGGATCAACACTTTCGCCAGGAGCACGGGGAATGCATGCGTGTAGTCGAACAGCATCGGCGTCAACATCGGGTATACCGTTCTGTCGAAATACTCTTCCATGGCGGCTTTCTCCCCCGGCGTTGTTTCTTCCAGTCCGGCGATGCGAAAGCCGTGCTTCGCGAACAGCGGCATCAGCTGGTTTTTGTAGCATTCATTCTGGCGGCGCACGAAATCGTGCACCTCTTTCATCAACACTTTGCGGAAGGGTATTTCGCGCAGGCCCGAATAATCGAGGCGCTCCTTGCCGAAATCGAGGTAATTATAAAGACTCCCCACCCGAATGGTGAAAAATTCATCGAGATTGGACGACGTAATGGCGAGAAATTTGAGGCGGTCAAACAGATTACGGTCCTCGTTTGTCGCCTGGTCGAGCACCCTGTCGTTGAATTTCATCCAGCTAAGGTCCCTGCTGATCAGGTCGCTTTGCTGCATTTGGGTATTTGCTTTTTCCGACGACGAACTGACCGCCTTACCGTCTTCCGCCGCGGCGGGTTCCTTCGGGCTTTTGAAAAGTGCGAACAGGTTGGTCAGTTTGCTTCTTTTTTCATTGCTATATATAGGGTCGGATGAGCCGGACATAACGTTATGCTATTAAAAAGGTGTATGAGTATGGCAATAAAAATTCAACGAATCTAAACAATCTATTGTTTTCGGGCCGATGAAGTTTGTGTTAAATTTTCGTTCCAAAAAAGAAACGGATGGCCGTATCCGACAGCCATCCGTTTCAATATGACGGTTTCTGCTAATGGCTACACGTCGACGCGGGCATATTTCGCATTCTTCTCAATAAAATCACGGCGGGGGGCTACTTCGTCGCCCATCAGCATCGAGAAAAGGTGATCAGCCTCGGCAGCGGATTCCACGGAAACCTGTTTTAAACTTCTGCGTTCGGGGTTCATTGTCGTTTCCCAGAGCTGCTCGGCGTTCATTTCACCGAGACCTTTGTACCGCTGCACGTTCACCGAATCTTCCTTGCCTCCACCAATCTCGCGAACAGCTTCCTCGCGTTGTTGCTCGGTCCAGCAATAGCGCTCTTCCTTGCCTTTTTTCACGAGATACAGCGGCGGCTGTGCAATGTAGATGTAGCCGTTATCGATCAGTATCTTCATATAACGGAAGAAGAACGTGAGAATCAACGTACGGATGTGGCTACCGTCGATATCGGCATCGGTCATGATGACGATCTTGTGGTAGCGGAGCTTGTCGATATTCAATGCGCGCTCGTCGCCGTCCTTACCGATCTGCACACCCATAGCGGTGAACATGTTCTTGATCTCCTCGTTTTCGTATATCTTGTACTCCTGCGCTTTTTCGACGTTCAGGATCTTACCACGAAGCGGCAGAATAGCCTGGAATGCGCGGTTACGGCCTTGTTTGGCGGTTCCGCCCGCCGAGTCCCCCTCCACGAGGTACAGTTCGCACACATTAGGGTCTGTTTCCGAACAGTCGGAAAGTTTCCCGGGCAGTCCCGTGCCGGTAAGCACATTCTTGCGCTGCACCATTTCGCGTGCTTTTTTTGCTGCGATACGGGCCTTTGCGGCAAGGATCACCTTGTCGATGATTACGCGGGCTTCTTTCGGATGCTCTTCGAGGTAAATTTCGAGCATTTCGGCCACTACCTGGCTTACTGCGCCGGTTACTTCGGAGTTACCCAGCTTGGTTTTGGTCTGACCTTCGAACTGAGGTTCTGCCACTTTAATGGAAATAACAGCCGTGAGACCTTCGCGGAAATCGTCCCCGCTGATCTCTACTTTTTCTTTTGCCAGAATCCCCGACTTTTCCGCGTAGTTTTTCAATGTACGCGTCAATGCCGCACGAAAACCGGAAACATGGGTACCTCCTTCAATTGTATTGATGTTGTTCACGTACGAGAACACGTTCTCGCTGTAAGAAGTGTTGTACATCATCGCTACTTCCACCGGAATCGCCCCTTTGTCGCTTTCCATGTGGATCGGCTCGGGGATCAACGGCTGGCGGGTGGCGTCGAGGTAAGTCACGAACTCGTTCAGACCTACTTCCGAATAAAACTCCTCATGGCGGAACGTGCCGTTTTCCTCTTCGTCGCGTTTGTCTTCCAGCGTGATGCGGATACCTTTATTCAGGTATGACAGTTCGCGCAGGCGGGTTGCAATGGTTTCGTATTTGAATTCTGTTACAGAGAAAATTGTGGCATCGGGCAGGAAGTGGATGATCGTACCGGTTTTGTCCGATTCGCCGATCACGCGGGTTGCGTAAAGGGGTTTGCCTTCGCTGAACTCCTGCTCGAAAATCTTGCCTTCGCGGTGCACCTCCGCACGCAGGTGCGTGGAAAGCGCGTTCACGCAGGATACACCCACCCCGTGCAAACCGCCGGAAACTTTATATGTGTCTTTGTCAAATTTACCGCCGGCGTGCAGTACCGTGAGCACAACCTCAAGAGCGGACTTTTTCTCTTTGGGGTGCATTCCGGTGGGGATACCCCGACCATTATCTTTGACGGTAATGGAATTGTTTGCTTCTATTGTAACGTTGATGGTGTCGCAGTATCCGGCCATCGCTTCGTCGATGGAGTTATCTACAACCTCCCAAATCAGGTGGTGAACCCCTTTGAAGCCAGTGTCACCGATATACATCGCCGGACGTTTACGAACGGCCTCTAAACCCTCAAGAATCTGGATATTTTCAGCTGAATAGCTGTTTACTTCAAGCACTGCTTCGTTTGACATATAGTTTGTTTTACACTTGGATAAAAAGAACCATTATCTGGCTTTTTAAGCACGTAAAGATACGAATTTTTTATGGTTTTACCTAGCAAAACCCATCGCGAAGCTGCCTTTTGGCGCGGCTCTCCGCCCAAATACCGACCTGGAAGCGCAGGACGGCAAAATATGACATTTCTGTGTTGCCGGGCGGCGGTAGATCATGTCACCATCCGTTATCAGGAAACAAATCTCAATGAATATCCGGCGACATTGCCATTACTTTAAAGCATACCCTCCGCCGGTTGAAACAAGTGTATTGCTGAGCCTGTGAAATGTTTTTTCTCCCGAGCCCGATACGTCCAGGATGCCTATCTCATAAGTGCCGGCGTCGAGGTCGTCGGCCCGCAATTGCGTATTGAAACCGCTTTTATAATAATGGCCGGTCGTAATTATATTCAACCGCGCTTCCACCTTCGGGTTGGCGTTGAGCAGATATACCGTGCCGGTCGCTACATTTTTCAACACCAGGAAACGGTCGTCCAAAAACCGCTTCCGCCGGGGCCACGCATTACTCGACAGGAAATAATACGTAAGGTCTTCCACGCCTTCGCGGACAATGCGGTGAATATCCCAGGTTTCGATATACACACCGTTGTCGACCACTCCGCTTTTAACGGCGAACATCGCATTTAGCTCCCCGGGCGTAACCACAGCCTCGGGTAAAGAGAAAAAGCCTTTTTCATAAGCGGGAAGCAGGTAAAAGTTCCCATACCGGACAATCGACTTTTCTACGGAAAACATACTGCGGTAATTGCGCCAATTGTAAATATCGGCCAGGTAAGTGGTTTTCTTTGCCGCTACGATGCCCGTAAACCGGTAATGCGAATAGGCCCAATAAAAGACGCTGAGGGCCAGCGCACCGGCGAACACCCATTTTCTCCTGAAAAAATCGGTGTAGAATACGAGAAAAATATAGAAAATCGCCGTGGAAAGCGACGCATAAAGCTGGAACCGGCTGGCGACGGTAGTTCCGGCCCAGGACCTGAACAGCGCAATAACCGTGCTGGAAATAAAAATGAATGCAAAAAGTGTGAGCAATTC harbors:
- the gyrB gene encoding DNA topoisomerase (ATP-hydrolyzing) subunit B, giving the protein MSNEAVLEVNSYSAENIQILEGLEAVRKRPAMYIGDTGFKGVHHLIWEVVDNSIDEAMAGYCDTINVTIEANNSITVKDNGRGIPTGMHPKEKKSALEVVLTVLHAGGKFDKDTYKVSGGLHGVGVSCVNALSTHLRAEVHREGKIFEQEFSEGKPLYATRVIGESDKTGTIIHFLPDATIFSVTEFKYETIATRLRELSYLNKGIRITLEDKRDEEENGTFRHEEFYSEVGLNEFVTYLDATRQPLIPEPIHMESDKGAIPVEVAMMYNTSYSENVFSYVNNINTIEGGTHVSGFRAALTRTLKNYAEKSGILAKEKVEISGDDFREGLTAVISIKVAEPQFEGQTKTKLGNSEVTGAVSQVVAEMLEIYLEEHPKEARVIIDKVILAAKARIAAKKAREMVQRKNVLTGTGLPGKLSDCSETDPNVCELYLVEGDSAGGTAKQGRNRAFQAILPLRGKILNVEKAQEYKIYENEEIKNMFTAMGVQIGKDGDERALNIDKLRYHKIVIMTDADIDGSHIRTLILTFFFRYMKILIDNGYIYIAQPPLYLVKKGKEERYCWTEQQREEAVREIGGGKEDSVNVQRYKGLGEMNAEQLWETTMNPERRSLKQVSVESAAEADHLFSMLMGDEVAPRRDFIEKNAKYARVDV